From Streptomyces yatensis, one genomic window encodes:
- a CDS encoding MFS transporter: MSGTTTARTRRTAGVPRQWRGTEAGGGANRWVVLLVLCVSLLLVAVDATVLHVAVPAVTEDLRPGAMELLWIVDIYPLVCASLLILFGTLGDRVGRRRVLLLGYALFGAASALAAFAPSPQILIVARALLGVGGAMIMPATLSILRQVFPDRRERALAIGVWSAVAAVGAAVGPLLGGFLVENFWWGSVFLVNLPLMIVALPVGRWLLPESTGDRNGPWDVLGAVMAACGLFCVVFGVKRMGSGADPLGAVTTAPLLFGAVLLVLFVRRQRRRTHPLVDLKLFARPAFSISVGCIVLALLALVGLELIAAQYLQLVLGLTPLETGLRLLPLTFAAMAAGLVGSRMLQWLGPRVMVAIGFALTALAVLSLTAMGQSDRPAVLVGGFIVLGFGLETTLFSAYESMLNEASAGSAGGAAAIGETSYQLGAGIGIALLGSVMNAAYKPGVSSVPGVPASASSDASQSLGAAYKVSDRLGGHAGEALRSAARGAFVHGLHVTLAVSAGLLLVGAIAALRLPRTMECAADDEEPAQGPDQRAQGGTDTPARRDRAAVAAES, translated from the coding sequence ATGTCCGGGACGACCACGGCCCGCACTCGGCGGACGGCGGGCGTTCCCCGGCAATGGCGCGGCACCGAGGCGGGCGGCGGGGCGAACCGCTGGGTCGTACTCCTCGTGCTCTGCGTCAGCCTGCTGCTCGTCGCCGTGGACGCGACCGTGCTGCATGTCGCGGTCCCCGCCGTGACCGAGGATCTGCGCCCCGGCGCGATGGAACTGCTGTGGATCGTGGACATCTACCCACTGGTCTGCGCCTCGCTGCTGATCCTCTTCGGCACCCTCGGCGACCGTGTCGGCAGACGGCGCGTCCTGCTGCTCGGCTACGCGCTCTTCGGCGCCGCCTCCGCGCTCGCCGCCTTCGCCCCCTCCCCCCAGATCCTCATCGTGGCCCGCGCCCTGCTGGGCGTCGGCGGCGCGATGATCATGCCCGCGACGCTGTCGATCCTGCGCCAGGTCTTCCCGGACCGCCGGGAGCGGGCGCTGGCCATCGGCGTCTGGAGCGCGGTCGCCGCCGTCGGCGCGGCCGTCGGCCCGCTGCTCGGCGGCTTCCTGGTGGAGAACTTCTGGTGGGGCTCGGTCTTCCTGGTCAACCTGCCCCTGATGATCGTGGCGCTGCCTGTCGGCCGCTGGCTGCTGCCGGAGTCCACCGGCGACCGGAACGGGCCCTGGGACGTGCTGGGCGCGGTCATGGCCGCGTGCGGGCTGTTCTGTGTCGTCTTCGGCGTCAAGCGGATGGGCAGCGGCGCGGACCCGCTGGGCGCCGTGACCACCGCCCCGCTGCTGTTCGGGGCGGTCCTGCTGGTGCTCTTCGTGCGCCGCCAGCGCCGCCGTACGCATCCGCTGGTCGACCTCAAGCTGTTCGCCCGGCCCGCGTTCTCGATCTCCGTCGGCTGTATCGTGCTCGCCCTGCTGGCGCTCGTCGGCCTGGAGCTCATAGCCGCCCAGTACCTCCAGCTCGTGCTCGGGCTCACCCCGCTCGAAACGGGACTGCGGCTGCTGCCGCTCACCTTCGCCGCCATGGCCGCCGGGCTCGTGGGGTCCCGGATGCTCCAGTGGCTCGGCCCGCGGGTCATGGTCGCGATCGGCTTCGCGCTCACCGCCCTCGCGGTTCTCTCGCTGACCGCCATGGGCCAGTCCGACCGGCCCGCCGTGCTCGTCGGCGGCTTCATCGTCCTGGGCTTCGGCCTGGAGACCACCCTCTTCAGCGCGTACGAGTCGATGCTCAACGAGGCGTCGGCGGGTTCCGCGGGCGGCGCGGCCGCCATCGGCGAGACCTCGTACCAGCTCGGCGCCGGTATCGGCATAGCCCTGCTGGGCAGCGTGATGAACGCCGCCTACAAGCCCGGCGTCTCCTCGGTGCCCGGCGTCCCCGCCTCGGCCAGCTCCGACGCGAGCCAGTCGCTGGGCGCCGCGTACAAGGTCTCCGACCGGCTCGGCGGCCACGCCGGAGAGGCCCTGCGCTCGGCCGCCCGCGGCGCCTTCGTCCACGGTCTGCATGTCACGCTCGCGGTCAGCGCCGGTCTGCTGCTGGTCGGCGCGATCGCCGCACTGCGGCTGCCCAGGACCATGGAGTGCGCCGCCGACGACGAGGAGCCCGCCCAGGGCCCCGACCAGCGCGCACAGGGCGGTACGGACACCCCGGCCCGGCGCGACCGCGCCGCCGTCGCCGCCGAGTCCTGA
- a CDS encoding acyl-CoA dehydrogenase family protein, translated as MSAGTLPSFDPRDPLGLDDLLDPEDLAVRDTMRQWAADRVLPHVADWFERGEVPGIRELARELGSLGALGMSLTGYGCAGAGPIQYGLACLELEAADSGIRSLMSVQGSLSMYAIHRFGSEEQKQRWLPRMASGEVIGCFGLTEPDHGSDPAGMRTYAKRDGSDWVLTGRKMWITNGSVAGVAVVWARTDEGIRGFIVPTDEPGFSAPDIKHKWSLRASVTSELVLDEVRLPADAVLPEVTGLRGPLSCLGHARYGIIWGSMGAARSAFEAALDYARDREQFGRPIGGFQLTQAKLADMALELHKGILLAHHLGRRMAAGRLRPEQVSFGKLNNVREAIEICRTSRTILGANGISLEYPVMRHATNLESVLTYEGTVEMHQLVLGKALTGIDAFR; from the coding sequence ATGTCCGCTGGCACCCTGCCGTCGTTCGATCCGCGTGACCCGCTGGGGCTCGACGATCTTCTCGACCCCGAGGACCTCGCGGTCCGCGACACCATGCGGCAATGGGCCGCCGACCGTGTGCTGCCGCATGTCGCCGACTGGTTCGAGCGCGGCGAGGTGCCCGGCATCCGGGAGCTGGCCCGCGAGCTCGGCTCCCTGGGCGCGCTCGGGATGTCCCTCACCGGCTACGGCTGCGCGGGCGCCGGCCCGATCCAGTACGGCCTGGCCTGTCTGGAGCTGGAGGCCGCCGACTCCGGGATCCGCTCCCTGATGTCGGTGCAGGGCTCCCTGTCCATGTACGCCATCCACCGCTTCGGCTCCGAGGAGCAGAAGCAGCGGTGGCTGCCCCGGATGGCCTCCGGCGAGGTCATCGGCTGCTTCGGGCTGACCGAGCCCGACCACGGCTCCGACCCGGCGGGTATGCGCACCTACGCCAAGCGGGACGGCTCGGACTGGGTGCTCACCGGCCGCAAGATGTGGATCACCAATGGCTCGGTGGCCGGGGTCGCGGTGGTGTGGGCCCGCACCGACGAGGGCATCCGCGGCTTCATCGTCCCCACGGACGAGCCCGGCTTCTCGGCCCCCGACATCAAGCACAAGTGGTCGCTGCGCGCCTCGGTCACCAGCGAGCTGGTCCTGGACGAGGTGCGGCTGCCGGCCGACGCGGTCCTGCCCGAGGTCACCGGGTTGCGGGGGCCGCTGAGCTGTCTGGGCCACGCCCGCTACGGCATCATCTGGGGCTCGATGGGGGCCGCCCGCTCCGCCTTCGAGGCGGCGCTGGACTACGCGCGCGACCGCGAGCAGTTCGGCCGGCCGATCGGGGGCTTCCAGCTCACCCAGGCCAAGCTGGCCGATATGGCGCTGGAGCTCCACAAGGGGATCCTGCTCGCCCACCATCTGGGGCGGCGCATGGCGGCGGGACGGCTCCGCCCCGAGCAGGTCAGCTTCGGCAAGCTGAACAATGTGCGCGAGGCGATCGAGATCTGCCGCACGTCCCGGACGATTCTGGGCGCCAACGGGATCTCGCTGGAGTATCCGGTGATGCGGCACGCCACGAATCTGGAGTCCGTGCTCACCTATGAGGGCACCGTCGAAATGCACCAACTGGTGCTCGGCAAGGCGCTCACCGGAATCGACGCCTTCCGGTGA
- a CDS encoding cell division protein SepF, whose product MGSVRKASAWLGLVDDSDDERYYDDDYAEGSEPGDSWMTDPRARAADETAQDHGTRIATVTPDGFRDARGIGEMFREGVPVIVNLTTMESADAKRVVDFMAGLIFGLRGSIDRVANRVFLLTPADYQIVSGQAGHATGFFNQS is encoded by the coding sequence ATGGGATCGGTACGCAAGGCAAGTGCCTGGCTTGGCCTCGTCGACGACAGCGATGACGAGCGCTACTACGACGACGACTACGCCGAGGGGTCCGAGCCCGGCGACTCCTGGATGACCGACCCGCGGGCCAGGGCGGCCGACGAGACCGCGCAGGACCACGGCACCCGGATCGCCACGGTCACCCCGGACGGGTTCCGGGATGCCCGCGGCATCGGCGAGATGTTCCGGGAGGGCGTTCCGGTCATCGTCAACCTCACGACGATGGAGTCGGCCGACGCCAAGCGCGTGGTGGACTTCATGGCCGGGCTGATCTTCGGGCTGCGGGGCTCGATCGACCGGGTGGCCAACCGCGTCTTCCTCCTCACCCCCGCGGACTATCAGATCGTCAGCGGCCAGGCCGGCCACGCCACTGGCTTTTTCAACCAGAGCTAG
- a CDS encoding DUF5685 family protein, whose protein sequence is MFGIIRPCRHRLSENLRTEWMAHLCGLCLALRGDHGQFARVATNYDGLVISVLVEAQAGRSDGWRRTAGPCPLRGMRTASVAQGEGARLAATVSLVLASAKVRDHVADGDGALARRPVAAAARRVAGRWDRAGERSGAALGFDTALLLDAVGRQAELESHAGPGTPLLTITEPTETATAAAFGHTAVLAGRPGNRAPLEEAGRLFGRLAHLLDAVEDLAADAETGAWNPIAATGADLAEVRRLCDDAVHGVRLALKDTEFASKGSGRLAHVLLAHELERAVDRAFGTTGCAHPGHGSGTPESSYGPPQSPWITPGGPGGPGGAPPEPPGRRRGLLAGCLVWTGLCCTCQVCCRDPYHDPWSGQPREGLCHKCGDCCDCCDCCSNCGDCCSCDCCDGCDCGCDC, encoded by the coding sequence GTGTTTGGCATTATCCGGCCTTGCCGGCATCGGCTGTCGGAAAACCTGCGCACCGAGTGGATGGCGCATTTGTGCGGGCTGTGCCTCGCGCTGAGGGGTGACCACGGGCAGTTCGCCCGCGTCGCCACCAATTACGACGGCCTGGTGATATCGGTGCTGGTGGAGGCCCAGGCCGGACGGTCGGACGGCTGGCGGCGCACCGCCGGGCCCTGCCCGCTGCGCGGGATGCGGACGGCGTCGGTCGCCCAGGGCGAGGGGGCGCGGCTGGCGGCCACCGTCTCGCTGGTGCTGGCCTCGGCGAAGGTACGGGACCATGTCGCCGATGGCGACGGGGCGTTGGCCCGTCGGCCGGTCGCCGCGGCCGCCCGCCGGGTGGCCGGGCGGTGGGACCGGGCGGGGGAGCGCAGCGGCGCCGCGCTCGGCTTCGACACGGCCCTGCTGCTCGACGCGGTCGGCCGGCAGGCGGAGCTGGAGTCCCACGCGGGCCCCGGCACCCCGCTGCTGACCATCACCGAGCCCACCGAGACCGCGACCGCCGCGGCCTTCGGGCACACCGCCGTCCTGGCCGGGCGGCCCGGTAACCGGGCCCCGCTGGAGGAGGCGGGCCGGCTCTTCGGGCGGCTCGCGCATCTGCTGGACGCGGTGGAGGACCTGGCCGCGGACGCCGAGACCGGTGCCTGGAACCCGATCGCGGCCACCGGGGCCGACCTCGCCGAGGTCCGCAGGCTGTGCGACGACGCGGTGCACGGGGTGCGGCTGGCACTCAAGGACACCGAATTCGCGAGCAAGGGCTCCGGCCGGCTCGCCCATGTGCTGCTGGCTCATGAGCTGGAGCGGGCGGTCGACCGCGCCTTCGGCACCACCGGCTGTGCGCACCCCGGCCATGGTTCCGGCACCCCGGAGTCCTCCTACGGGCCGCCGCAGTCGCCGTGGATCACCCCGGGCGGGCCCGGCGGCCCGGGCGGCGCCCCGCCGGAGCCGCCCGGGCGCCGCCGAGGGCTGCTCGCGGGCTGCCTGGTGTGGACCGGGCTCTGCTGCACCTGTCAGGTGTGCTGCCGGGATCCTTACCACGATCCGTGGAGTGGGCAGCCGCGCGAGGGGCTGTGTCATAAGTGCGGTGACTGCTGCGATTGTTGTGACTGCTGCAGCAACTGTGGGGATTGCTGCAGCTGTGACTGCTGCGATGGTTGTGACTGCGGCTGCGACTGTTAG
- a CDS encoding FAD/NAD(P)-binding protein, producing MSANPDQPSRSPATIVIVGAGPRATGLIERLAANAPELHGDGVPLELHLVDPHPPGGGRIWRPDQSPLLWMNSMAEDVTMFTDESVEREGPIRPGPSLAEWAGRIREGAPPGAPALPPELAAEAAALTGQSFATRRLQSAYLRWVYERSVAGLPPGTTVHEHRDRAVRVTGPRDGRQQVWLEGRTAPLTADAVVLALGHLDAEPDAEQRALTAFAAEHGLVHLPPEFTADSELSVLRPGEPVLVRGLGLAFVDLMVLLTEGRGGRYERGPDGELAYLPSGREPVLYAGSRRGVPYHAKIGYSLSGERPPVPRFFGPAQVDALRALPGRPDFRRDIWPLIAKELGFAHYHRLFTAHPERTAGEWPAFEEKYAACPPGSPELAVLVAAAVPDPADRLDLDALDHPLAGLRFPDHEALQQGLRAHIEADLARRHNPAHSPDLAVFLALLSVYGQLIRLGDIGGWWHGFFSYLASGPPGPRLEQLLALSRAGVVRFLGAETTVTADPLRGVFRASSAGVPGHAVEARALVEARLPEPTVDRSRDTLLRSLHRDGAAATPAGLLAVSPADGRILDRAGRPHPRRFALGPHTDARASGAFARPRTNAPAFRQNDATARALLLCLRDLSCRASLTA from the coding sequence ATGTCCGCGAACCCGGACCAGCCCTCCCGATCACCCGCCACGATCGTCATCGTCGGCGCGGGCCCGCGTGCCACCGGTCTGATCGAGCGCCTCGCCGCCAACGCCCCCGAACTCCACGGCGACGGCGTCCCGTTGGAGCTTCACCTGGTCGATCCGCATCCGCCCGGCGGCGGCCGCATCTGGCGCCCCGACCAGTCCCCGCTGCTGTGGATGAACTCCATGGCCGAGGACGTCACCATGTTCACCGACGAGTCGGTGGAGCGCGAAGGACCGATACGCCCCGGTCCCTCCCTCGCCGAATGGGCCGGCCGGATCCGCGAGGGAGCGCCGCCCGGCGCCCCCGCCCTGCCGCCCGAACTCGCCGCCGAGGCCGCCGCCCTGACCGGGCAGAGCTTCGCCACCCGCCGGCTCCAGAGCGCCTATCTGCGCTGGGTGTACGAGCGGTCGGTGGCCGGTCTGCCGCCCGGGACCACCGTCCATGAGCACCGGGACCGGGCCGTCCGCGTCACCGGGCCGCGCGACGGACGTCAGCAGGTGTGGCTGGAGGGGCGGACCGCCCCGCTCACCGCCGACGCCGTGGTCCTCGCCCTCGGTCACCTCGACGCCGAACCCGACGCCGAGCAGCGGGCGCTCACCGCCTTCGCCGCCGAACACGGACTCGTCCACCTGCCGCCGGAGTTCACCGCCGACAGCGAGCTGAGCGTGCTGCGCCCCGGTGAGCCGGTGCTGGTGCGCGGCCTCGGCCTCGCCTTCGTCGATCTGATGGTGCTGCTGACCGAGGGGCGCGGCGGACGCTATGAGCGTGGCCCGGACGGGGAGTTGGCGTACCTGCCCTCGGGCCGCGAGCCCGTGCTGTACGCCGGTTCGCGGCGCGGTGTCCCGTACCACGCCAAGATCGGCTACTCGCTGAGCGGTGAGCGGCCCCCGGTGCCGCGCTTCTTCGGCCCCGCCCAGGTCGACGCGTTGCGCGCGCTTCCCGGGCGTCCGGACTTCCGGCGCGACATCTGGCCGCTGATCGCCAAGGAGCTGGGATTCGCCCACTACCACCGGCTGTTCACCGCCCATCCGGAGCGGACGGCCGGGGAGTGGCCCGCGTTCGAGGAGAAGTACGCCGCCTGCCCGCCCGGCAGCCCCGAACTGGCCGTCCTGGTCGCCGCGGCCGTCCCCGACCCGGCCGACCGGCTCGATCTCGACGCCCTCGACCACCCCCTGGCCGGGCTGCGGTTCCCCGACCACGAGGCCCTGCAGCAGGGGCTGCGGGCCCATATCGAGGCCGACCTCGCCCGCCGCCACAACCCCGCGCACAGCCCTGACCTGGCCGTCTTCCTCGCCCTGCTCTCCGTCTACGGCCAGCTGATCCGGCTCGGCGACATCGGCGGCTGGTGGCACGGCTTCTTCAGCTACCTCGCCTCCGGCCCGCCCGGCCCACGGCTGGAGCAGCTGCTCGCGCTCTCCCGCGCCGGAGTGGTCCGCTTCCTCGGCGCCGAGACGACCGTGACCGCCGATCCGCTGCGCGGGGTGTTCCGGGCGAGCTCCGCCGGCGTGCCCGGCCATGCCGTCGAGGCCCGTGCGCTGGTCGAGGCCCGGCTGCCGGAGCCGACCGTGGACCGCTCCCGCGACACCCTGCTGCGCTCCCTTCACCGGGACGGAGCCGCCGCCACCCCGGCCGGCCTGCTCGCCGTCAGCCCCGCCGACGGCCGGATCCTGGACCGGGCCGGCCGCCCGCATCCGCGCCGCTTCGCGCTCGGCCCGCACACCGACGCCCGCGCGTCGGGCGCCTTCGCCCGGCCCCGTACCAACGCCCCCGCGTTCCGGCAGAACGACGCCACCGCGCGGGCCCTGCTGCTGTGTCTGCGCGACCTGTCCTGTCGCGCCTCGCTCACCGCCTGA
- a CDS encoding amino acid ABC transporter permease: protein MSLTSDPPLDKAAGSGAEREDYSALKVVPVRNPWRWAAVAVTAVLVAQFAHGLITNPGWEWDVFADFFTTRTILKAVWITIQLTFYGTALGFALGIVLAFMRLSRSPFLKSVAFTYIWAFRSIPLIVQLLFWFNLTYLYKRLDFGIPFGPGFFSFDTAGLVGAMSAAVLGLALHQAAYAAEIVRGGVLAVDGGQLEAAAALGIPRLRQLRKIVLPQAMRSILPNAANEVISLFKGTSIVSVMAIGELFYQAQVIYGRNGRVVPLLMVATVWYIILTTVLSIAQYYVERRFSRGATR from the coding sequence ATGTCGCTGACGTCCGATCCACCCCTCGACAAAGCCGCCGGAAGCGGCGCCGAACGCGAGGACTACTCCGCCCTCAAGGTCGTCCCGGTGCGCAACCCCTGGCGCTGGGCCGCCGTCGCCGTCACCGCCGTCCTGGTGGCCCAGTTCGCCCACGGCCTGATCACCAACCCCGGCTGGGAGTGGGACGTCTTCGCCGACTTCTTCACCACCCGGACCATCCTCAAGGCGGTCTGGATCACCATCCAGCTCACCTTCTACGGCACCGCGCTCGGCTTCGCCCTCGGGATCGTCCTCGCCTTCATGCGGCTGTCCCGGAGCCCGTTCCTGAAGTCGGTCGCCTTCACCTACATCTGGGCGTTCCGCTCCATCCCGCTCATCGTCCAGCTGCTCTTCTGGTTCAACCTCACCTATCTCTACAAGCGGCTCGACTTCGGCATCCCCTTCGGCCCCGGCTTCTTCTCCTTCGACACCGCGGGGCTGGTCGGCGCGATGAGCGCGGCGGTGCTCGGACTCGCCCTCCACCAGGCGGCCTACGCGGCGGAGATCGTGCGCGGCGGAGTCCTCGCCGTCGACGGCGGACAGCTGGAGGCGGCGGCCGCGCTCGGCATCCCCCGGCTGCGGCAACTGCGCAAGATCGTGCTCCCGCAGGCGATGCGGTCGATCCTGCCGAACGCCGCCAACGAGGTCATCTCCCTCTTCAAGGGCACCTCGATCGTCTCCGTCATGGCGATCGGCGAACTCTTCTACCAGGCGCAGGTCATCTACGGACGCAACGGCCGGGTCGTGCCGCTGCTGATGGTCGCGACCGTCTGGTACATCATCCTGACCACCGTGCTCTCGATCGCGCAGTACTACGTCGAGCGCCGCTTCTCACGGGGAGCCACCCGATGA
- a CDS encoding amino acid ABC transporter ATP-binding protein has protein sequence MVDIRSVHKSFGSLEVLRGIDLEVRSGEVAVVLGPSGSGKSTLLRAINHLEKVDSGWISVGGSLVGYRRQGDRLYELREREILKQRTRIGFVFQNFNLFPHLTVLENIVEAPVSALRRPRKEAVHSAETLLARVGLADKAAAYPRQLSGGQQQRVAIARALALEPELLLFDEPTSALDPELVGEVLDVIKDLAHQGTTMIVVTHEIGFAREVADTVVFMDGGRIVEQGTPAEVLDAPRRERTKAFLSKVL, from the coding sequence ATGGTCGACATCCGTTCCGTCCACAAGAGCTTCGGGTCGCTGGAGGTGCTGCGCGGCATCGACCTGGAGGTGCGCTCCGGGGAGGTGGCCGTCGTCCTCGGGCCGTCGGGCTCGGGCAAGTCCACCCTGCTGCGCGCCATCAACCACCTGGAGAAGGTGGACAGCGGCTGGATCAGCGTCGGCGGCTCGCTGGTCGGCTACCGCCGCCAGGGCGACCGCCTCTACGAGCTGCGCGAACGCGAGATCCTCAAGCAGCGCACCCGGATCGGCTTCGTCTTCCAGAACTTCAACCTCTTCCCGCATCTGACGGTGCTCGAGAACATCGTCGAGGCGCCGGTCTCGGCCCTGCGCCGCCCCAGGAAAGAGGCGGTCCACAGCGCCGAGACACTGCTCGCCCGGGTCGGTCTGGCCGACAAGGCGGCCGCGTACCCCCGGCAGCTCTCCGGCGGACAGCAGCAGCGGGTGGCGATCGCCCGCGCCCTCGCCCTGGAGCCCGAGCTGCTGCTCTTCGACGAGCCGACCTCCGCCCTCGATCCCGAACTGGTCGGCGAGGTCCTGGACGTCATCAAGGACCTGGCCCATCAGGGCACCACGATGATCGTCGTCACCCATGAGATCGGCTTCGCGCGGGAGGTCGCCGACACCGTCGTCTTCATGGACGGCGGCCGGATCGTCGAGCAGGGCACACCGGCCGAGGTGCTGGACGCCCCACGCCGGGAACGCACCAAGGCGTTTCTCTCCAAGGTCCTCTGA
- a CDS encoding ABC transporter substrate-binding protein — MSTHARSTPVKTRRTLVTAVAALTAAALLGGCGDGDVRETVGSKGAKGASTINIGPDQHRVRGKKVASIAAKVPAAIRARGTLRIGGSADASPPLGFYATDDKTRIGSEIDLATLVADTLGLKVDFQAVSWENLFVGLDSSKFDGVFSNVTVTEERKQKYDFATYRLDDLAFEAKKGTSWRVRGPEDVAGRTVSVASGTNQEKILLDWSKQNQKAGRKPVDIKYFQKDTDYYLALQSGRIDAYFGPHPTSAYHVASAGQTQVIGRFSGGGEQVQGKIAATTRKGSGLVDAYAAALDHVIEDGSYAKVLERWGLASEAVKKSEINPPGLPTP; from the coding sequence ATGTCCACCCACGCAAGGAGCACCCCCGTGAAGACCCGCCGCACCCTCGTCACCGCCGTCGCCGCCCTCACCGCCGCCGCCCTGCTCGGCGGCTGCGGCGACGGTGATGTCCGGGAGACGGTGGGCTCCAAGGGCGCGAAGGGCGCCAGCACCATCAATATCGGCCCCGACCAGCACCGCGTCAGAGGGAAGAAGGTCGCCTCGATCGCGGCGAAGGTGCCGGCCGCGATCCGTGCGCGCGGCACCCTGCGCATCGGCGGCAGCGCCGACGCCTCCCCGCCGCTGGGCTTCTACGCGACCGACGACAAGACCCGGATCGGCTCCGAGATCGACCTCGCCACGCTGGTCGCCGACACCCTCGGGCTCAAGGTCGACTTCCAGGCGGTCTCCTGGGAGAACCTCTTCGTCGGCCTCGACAGCTCCAAGTTCGACGGCGTCTTCTCCAATGTGACGGTCACCGAGGAGCGCAAGCAGAAGTACGACTTCGCCACCTACCGGCTGGACGACCTCGCCTTCGAGGCCAAGAAGGGCACCTCCTGGCGGGTCAGGGGTCCCGAGGACGTGGCGGGCAGGACCGTTTCGGTCGCCTCCGGCACCAACCAGGAGAAGATCCTTCTCGACTGGAGCAAGCAGAACCAGAAGGCGGGCCGCAAGCCCGTGGACATCAAGTACTTCCAGAAGGACACCGACTACTACCTCGCCCTTCAATCGGGCCGCATCGACGCCTACTTCGGCCCCCACCCCACCTCCGCCTACCACGTCGCCTCGGCCGGTCAGACCCAGGTGATCGGCCGCTTCTCGGGCGGTGGCGAGCAGGTGCAGGGCAAGATCGCGGCCACCACCAGGAAGGGCAGCGGGCTGGTCGACGCCTACGCCGCGGCCCTGGATCACGTGATCGAGGACGGCTCGTACGCCAAGGTCCTCGAGCGCTGGGGGCTCGCCAGTGAGGCGGTGAAGAAGTCCGAGATCAACCCGCCCGGTCTGCCCACGCCGTGA
- a CDS encoding LLM class flavin-dependent oxidoreductase — protein MAVPTGTLHLAAAIDGDGRYQAPYYVELARLAEEGTLDFITLDDTFGPPGPGRGRLDALAVLARVAPATGRIGLVPTVTTTHTEPFHVSSAVATLDWVSRGRAGWRVEVSATEAEARLVGRRPAAPAGELWAEAGEVADVVARLWDSWEDDAEIRDTATGRFIDRDKLHYVDFEGAHFSVRGPAIVPRPPQGHPVVAVAATDPVTWQTAARHADVVYLRATSPEEAGRIRDELKRRAVAHGREPGSLTVLAALAVDLADGEGAPGTAPAVNAPVTPADTPGGPPLYRGGPAGLAELITGWHTADAVDGFHITPVAPRHDLERFVNGTVAPLQHRGLFRTCYPGATLRDHLGLSRPASRYALEREAAR, from the coding sequence ATGGCCGTACCGACCGGCACCCTGCACCTGGCCGCCGCCATCGACGGCGACGGGCGGTACCAGGCGCCGTACTACGTGGAGCTCGCCCGCCTCGCCGAGGAGGGCACGCTCGACTTCATCACCCTGGACGACACCTTCGGCCCTCCGGGGCCGGGCCGGGGCAGGCTCGACGCGCTCGCCGTCCTCGCGCGTGTCGCGCCCGCCACCGGGCGGATCGGACTGGTGCCGACCGTCACCACCACCCACACCGAGCCGTTCCATGTCTCCTCCGCCGTGGCCACTTTGGACTGGGTCAGCCGCGGCCGGGCGGGCTGGCGGGTCGAGGTGTCGGCGACGGAGGCGGAGGCGCGGCTGGTGGGCCGCCGACCCGCGGCGCCCGCCGGGGAGCTGTGGGCCGAGGCGGGGGAGGTCGCCGATGTGGTGGCCCGGCTGTGGGACAGCTGGGAGGACGACGCCGAGATCCGTGACACCGCCACCGGCCGCTTCATCGACCGCGACAAGCTGCACTACGTGGATTTCGAGGGCGCGCACTTCTCGGTGCGCGGCCCGGCCATCGTGCCCCGGCCGCCGCAGGGCCACCCGGTGGTGGCCGTCGCCGCCACCGACCCGGTGACCTGGCAGACCGCGGCCCGACACGCCGATGTGGTGTACCTGCGCGCCACCTCCCCGGAGGAGGCGGGCCGCATCCGCGACGAGCTGAAGCGCCGGGCGGTGGCGCACGGCCGGGAGCCCGGCTCACTCACCGTGCTCGCCGCCCTCGCCGTGGACCTGGCCGACGGGGAGGGCGCGCCCGGGACCGCCCCGGCCGTGAACGCGCCGGTCACGCCGGCCGACACGCCGGGCGGACCTCCGCTGTACCGCGGGGGACCGGCCGGGCTCGCCGAGCTGATCACCGGCTGGCACACCGCCGACGCGGTGGACGGCTTCCACATCACCCCCGTCGCCCCACGCCATGACCTGGAACGTTTCGTCAACGGCACCGTGGCGCCGCTCCAGCACCGAGGGCTGTTCCGCACCTGCTATCCCGGTGCGACACTCCGCGACCACCTGGGGCTTTCCCGTCCGGCCAGCCGCTACGCCCTGGAGCGGGAGGCCGCCCGATGA